The following nucleotide sequence is from Macaca fascicularis isolate 582-1 chromosome 15, T2T-MFA8v1.1.
TTTATGTCTGTCCTTATGatagtaccacactgttttgattactctagctttgtaataagttttgaattTGGTAAGTGTGAaccctccaactttgttctttttcaagagtATTTcggctattctaggtcttttgcatttccatatgagcTTTAGGATCAGCTTGTTGATTTCTAGAAAGAAAGCAGCTGGATTCTGATAAAGATTTTGTTGAATCTGTATATCAGTTTGAGGAATACAGTAGATTCAACGAATACAGTAGATTCAATGAATGCAGTAGATTCAATGAATATAGTAGATACAATGCATATAGTAGATACAATGTATCCaagggggatacattccaagacccctcAGTGCATGCCTGAAACTTCAGATACTATATacgttgtttttttttcctaaacacaTGTACCTAtgatgtttaatttataaattaaacacagTGAAAGATTAATGATAGCTCATAATAAGTTATaccaattataacaatatattgtaatgAGAGtaatgtgaatgtggtctctctctctctctctctctctaaatatctTAATAGACGGTACTCACCCTTCTTGTgatgatgtgagatgataaaatgcCTACATGATGAGATGAAGTGAGATGAAATACATAGGCCTTGTGATGGAAtgggaaattccagaaataatttgtAAGTTTTACACTGTGAGCCACTCTGGGTATTTTGACGAAATCTCACCCATCCTGCTCCACCCCGCCTGGGATTGCTGTGAGTCACTTAGTAGCCCTCTGGGTTATCAGATCCCCTGATACTGCAGTGTTTGTGTTCAAGGAACTctcattttacttaataatggccccaaagcacaacTGTTGTGAGGTAACTATTTTCTGATTGTGGAACCACCAccggtaactgaaaccatggaatgTGAAAACAAGGATAAGGAAGGACTACCATAATATGTTGCCAtcataacaatattaagtctcctgatccatgagcatgggatgttttcccatttatttaggtctttaatttctttcaacaacgttttgtagttttcagagttATGTTTTGCACTTCTGTTATTAAATTTGTaacattctttttgatgctattgtataaaatgtttttcttaattttcaatttGCTCCCTGCTACTGTACAGAAATACatttgacttgtgtatgttgacCTGGTATTCtacaaccttgctgaactcatttcTATTTATAATAGCTTTTAGTGGATTTCTGAGGCTTTTCTACATATATACAAAATCATGTCATCTAATGGAgattgttttacttcttcctttttttttgtttttgtttttgtttttgtttttttgagatggagtctcactttgttgcccaggctggagtgcagtggtacaattttggctcactgcaacctctgcttcctgggatcaggcgattctcctgcttcagcctcccaagtagctgggattacagacatgtgccacccacacccggttaatttttgtattttagtaaagatggggtttcaccatgttggccaggctagtcttgaactcctgacctcaattgatccactgcctcggcctcccaaagtgctgggattctcaggtatgagccaccgtgcctggcagagccatttgtctttcttttctaacTTCCCcattttgttgtgatttttgtcattggctTATTAATATCTAAGTGCTGTTTATGCAGAGAAGATACAAATCTCCTATTACATATATGTTACAAATGTAAGAATCTCAGACACTGCATCTAGTGGTGGCTCCCTCCCTGCTATCAGTGGGCATTTGGGCAAGTGAGTCCACCTCTTTGAGCCTTATCTGTAATCATGCAGATAAGGAATGCGGGGTGCTCTTGAACAAAATATTCCATCCATACATGCATTGTTATTGTTAGTAGCTGTGCGAATGCTGAGGATCTATGCATAGACAGGGAGCCATCAGAATGACCCTGCCTAGGCCAGAGGCTGGCCTTCCCCAGATACTGAAGGGGCAGAAAGGATGGGGACAGCCCGGGGATGAAGAGCCAGGTGGCTGCGGTTGACCCTGGCAGAACCACAAACTGGCTATGTGACCTCAGTGTCCCTGAGCCATGGTTTCTGGGGCTGCAGAATGGGGGAGGCAGCTCTTCCAAGGACAGCGTGGCTCCTGCCCTCATGTGTACCAGGCACAGCCACCTTCCAGATGCCTTCCAGACACCTCATTTCCTCCACATTCCAGTCCAAGGTGGGCACAACAGCTGTGCTGACGTTGACGCCAGAGCAGGCTCCCTTGCCTGGGCCCCCAAATGCGTGTGGTGGAGGTGGCCTAGGAGCCCCACAGGCTGGACCCTGTGTGTTCGTTTATGTACTGTCGCCCGACAGCTGCTGAAGCACTCAGCACAGAGTACAGCCTGGGCATTATTCTTCcttctattattattgttgctgcTGATATTCCTACTTTTGTTATTGTCACCTTGGGGCCCCGAGTGGGCCAGGTAGAATCCCAAGCGCTAAATAGGGCACTGGGCTGAGACGTGTTGCTGAAGCTTTGTATCAGATTTGAGCCAGTCCACTTAACAAATCCACAAAAAGACAGTGGCCTAACTCCAGTTGgagtttatttctgtctcttcttaGGATCCGAGAGGTTGCTCCGCCCCTTCACACATCCACAATCTTTGctccctgtattagtcagggttctctagagggacaggactaataggatagatgtatatataaaggggagtttattaaggagtactgaCTCAAACGAtaacaaggtgaagtcccacaataagctgcctgcaagctgaggaacaaggaagccagtccgagtcccagaacctcaaaagtagagaagacagtgcagccttcagtctgtggctaaAGGCCCGAGAACCCTTGGCAagccactggtgtaagtccaagaatccaaaagctgaagaacttagagtctgatgttcaagggcaggaagcatccaacatgggagaaagatggaggccagaagattgagccagtctagtccttccacgttcctctgcctgcttttagtCTAgcctcactggcagctgattagatggtgcctaccagattaagggtgggtctacTTCTCCCAGTCCaccgactcaaatgttaatctcctttggcaacaccctcacagacacacccagggacGATACTTGCATCCTTCCGTTCaaccaagttgacactcagtattaaccatcacactcccCAATGCAGAATTGGCACAGCATCTATGCTCACACCTCATTGGCCAGGTTCAGTCACGTGACAGCTCCCTGGAGGGCAGgttgggaaatgtagttttcaGTGGTGATCACATTTCCAGCTGCAACTCTGGAATGGGGAGAAGGGTTACTAGAGGCATCCACAGCCAGGAGTGGGAACTAGAGTGGAAGCTGCCCAGGATGAGGTGAGATGGGGCAGATGCTACCCCCTGGGCTTGGCCATCAGGTGGGGCTCCCGACGCAGTGTGCTGGGTCCCAGTTCCATCCCTACCACCTTCctgctgagtgaccttgggcatgcCACTGAGCtttgctgtgcctcagtttccccatctgtaagtTAGGGGTAGACCACCCTCCTCATAGGGCTATAATGCAGTACGGCACCCATTAGGCCCCCAGTGTTGTTTGTGTTAGATCagtccctcccccatccctcccagAAAAGTATACAAACCATAAGCCCTTCCCACACCTCTTCCTCCCTTACTAGCAAGTGTCCTCAGGGCAGAAGCAGTATAGCCTGaccttcccaaagtggtggggcGTGTCTGCCTCAACCCCTGCTGAGGGCCACCCCTGCCTCCACACTCTCACCCTCAGCATCTCAGCTTGTTAAGGCCCTGGGGTCCTCAGTGACACAGAGGCCAGGGGCAGGGGGACCACTGGGTGCTGCTGGGGAGTAGGTCAATGTGACCTGGCCAGCTACAGCCAAATGCCGTCCTTTATTGTCACTGCCATGGCACAGAGCCTCTGGTAACCTCCACTTTTGCCAGATCCCAGACCAGATTTCCAGACCTGGCCTGAAGCCCAGCTCTGCTGATGCCCGTTAATAGCCGTGGCACACATGGCTGGGGCAAGGGGTGGcgtgacctctctgagcctcagtttccccctagATGGGCTTGTGAATTCAGATGTGGGGTAAGAAATGGAGTGATAGGTCTTGCAGATGAAGACCTTGCCTGGGCACACAGCCAGCCCACGTGACTGTTCCTGGGCGGACGTGAATAAATCTGGGGGATGGTATGCAGCCTACCTCAGATGtctttggtaaatattttaaaattagagtccACAGAGTTTGCTGGCGAATTGGTTGTGGATTGAGAAAGTAGGTTTCAAGGTTTAGGGCCCAAGCAACTGAAGGGTGGAGGGACTGCTGATTTAAATTAAAGTTATAATAGGAGAAGCCACATGGTGAGCAGGTTTGGGGAGCTCAGAAGTTTGGCTAGGTCTCATCTCAGGCTCGGTGGGCAGTGGGACTTCCATGCCTGGCACCCAGGGCACGGTCCTGGCTGGAGACACAGCACACAGAGGACAGAGGAAGGTCATAGCAGGTCAGTGTGGAATATTGGAGTCCCTCAGACTCTGCATGCCCCAGCTTTTGTCTCCGCCATCACCCCCATCTCTGGGTGTCAGTCTCTGCCTGTGCAgagggagacagacacagagatgtTTAGGTGGCCCTTCACTGCTGTCCCGGTCAGTCTCTGCCTCTGCAAATGCCATGAATCAGCACGGCCTGCtgtccctgttttttttttttttttttttaaatttgaaatggagtctcactctgttgtccaggctggaatgcagtggcgcaatctcagctcatcgcaagctccagcttcctgggttcatgccattctcctgtctcagcctcctgagtagctgggactacaggcgcccgccaccatgcccagctaattatttttgtatttttagtagagacggcgtttcactgtgttagccaggatggtctcaatctcctgaccttgtgatctgcccacctcagcctcccaaagtgctgggattacaggcgtgagccaccgcacccagcctgtccCTGTTCTTTACCTGTGATGGACCAGCGGTCCACTGTCAATGCCCAAAAATCAGGACATACCAGATAAGCAGGAGGAAGAGCCTCTTGCATCTGGACACCAGGAGACCTGCTCGAGGATGTCTTTAGCAGTTTCATTGAACGTCCTTGACACCCAGAGGCAACTCAGATGTGGGGAACAGGGACACACACTGAGGCCCATCTGCACAATGGAACACTTCACTGCTGTGAAAAGTAACCAGCTGCTGATACACGCATAGCACAACAACTCATaggcattgtgtgtgtgtatgaatgtgtgtgaaGTTAGCCCAGAGCCTCCTTGTCTGGTTCTGAGTATTCCCTCAGCATAAGAGCTGTGTGACTGCAGAAACTGTCATAAGACCCTCTGCCCGGTTTGCTCATCTGTCGATGGGGATAGTGATGGTTCTCCTTGGGTAGGCTGCTGTGCCGATAGATGATGGCACATGTAAGGCAGGTGCAACGGCGTCTAGCCACAGTAATCTTCTCAGTCCCAGCTGTTGTCGTCattagaattttataaaaattcttgATTGCTGCTGCATCCAGAGCATCTCTGTGTCCTTATTTAAGAACgtcactggccaggcatggtggctcacgtctctaatcccagcactttgggaggccacggcgggcggatcacaaggttaggaggttgagaccagcttggccaatgtggtgaaaccctgtctctactaaaaatacagaaaattagccaggcgtggtcgcacactcctgtaatcccagctactcgggagggtgaggcaagagaatcgcttgaacccgagaggcagaggttgttgtgagctgagatcgcgccattgcacattccagcctgggcgacagggtgagactccgtctaaaaaaaaaaaaaaacaaaataagaacatCACTGTAAGTGCTCCCTGGTATTTTACTGTCTGGATGGACCTGGGTGAGGGAATCATTCCCTTCTGGGGGAGACGTGGGTTGTTTCAGCCTTTCTCTATTACGTATGGTTCTGAGGTGGGCTTCCCCGTAATCTTGGcagcagatcttttttttttttttttgagatggagtcttgctctgtcgccaggctagagtgcaggagtgcagtggtgtgatcttggctcactgcaacttccgactccctggttcaagcatttctcccacctcagcctcccaagtagctgggattacaggcatgcaccaccacacccagctaatttttgtatttttagtagagatggggtttcaccatgttggccaggctggtctcaatctcctgacctcgtgatccgcctaccctggcctctcaaagtgctgggattacaaatgtgagccaccatgcccggccagtagATTCTTATTTCCTGTGGCTGAGGGTGCATATGCAACATAGGGTGCTTAACGAATTTACCAAACGCTCTGCAGAAAGGTTGGATCTGTACCCCAGCCGGGTACAGGGCTTCCCAGGCCCTGCCAGCTtgcacattgttttctttttgccttcacCTCACTGATGCAGGAAAAATGAGCTCTCCCTTGAATCAGCATTTACTCAGTTGCCTGTGGGTCTGCATTTTTCTTGACTGTGGGCCATTGGTGTCCTTGCGAATTGCTTGTTCACACATtagaacttgttttttttttttaaacggaaaATTCAGTTTTCATTGATGTGTAAGacctctttataaattaagaCTGTCGAACCAACTTTTGTCCTGTGCTTTCCAAATATCCTTTCCTGAATTTTTCACCTGAGTTGGTTGTTTTCCATTATTAGGGAGCCTCAGAAGCTTTTGCTTTCTGCTTTGTATGCAGTCAAATCTGTTGcgctctctctctgtccctcttgTTTTTTTCGTTCTGATTTCTGCCTTTGGAACTGTGTTTAGGTCATAATCAAAGGCCATGCCTCAGTGTCTCAGGGAAGGtatatttgcttttattgccttctaacatgtgtttcttttttttaacgcTCCAATCCTCAACGTCTAGAGTGTACTTCCTGGAGGGATCCAGCTCTGCACTGTCCCTGGGTCTGGATGACCCCATGTGACCTCTAGAGCATCCAATGGCCTTTGGAGCCGCACCCCACCCCTGTGCTCCCCAATGCTGTGCCAGCTTCTCCCTCCAGGGTCCTGCCCAGCCCCGCCCTGCGTGCCCACCCCCCATGCCTCACACCTGCCTCTCTCCCCAGGCACCTGCGCTCAGCTGCGGCTACCCCCGCAAGCCACCTTCCAAGTCCTTCGTGGCGATGGTGCTTCCGTGGGGACCGTGCTCATGTTCCACTGCCCCTCCAACCACCAGATGGTGGGGTCTGGGCTCCTCACCTGCACCTGGAAGGGGAGCATCGCTGAGTGGTCTTCAGGGTCTCCAGTGTGCAAACGTAAGGACCCCTCTCTCAGCTTGGTAgctctgggggtgggggatggccCCAAATCCTGTCATGGGGATGGTGCCGGTGGGGATGGCATGGGTGGGGATGGCGCAGGTGGGGATGGCGCGGGTGGGGATGGTGTGGGTGGGGATGGCATGGGTGTCTACTCACAAGGGCTAGGCCAGTGTGTAGGATCCCGTTCCCAACACTGACAGCCTGCTTACGTATCAGCAGCCAGCTGGTGGCCCTCAACCCTCCCAGTGCCATGTTGGCAGCGTGGACCCGAAGCCTAGCAGCGGGCCCccaatcctggctctgctactgaCTTAGCCCCTCACTGCCAAGAGGCTGCGCAAGCTCTCTGAGCCAGCACGTTTTCATCTGTTAAGCAGGAAactatgttcattcattcattcattcattcattcatgtacaCGTGGACATGGCAAACTTTAATAGGCTATTTCATGTATCAGGAATGCTAAGTACTGGCAACACGGAAGGTCACGATGTGCCTGGCCCTGGAGCTCCCAGTCTGTGGGAGGAGATGGTTTTCTGGTTGTATTTGTTGTAAAGGTGTTGGAGGGTCCACAAGGTAGTCCCTTTTCAGTGCCCAGAATGACACTTCCAGAATGAAGCCATGTGTATTATGTTCATGTGTTTTGTGCATGAAAAGGGCTCAGAGTCAAACTATAGTTTAGCAGCGTCTGGGTTTTTAtgctgcaggacttctcagactCTTTCAAATGTTCACATGCTGGTGATGCTCTGAGAATGCGAGTGTTAGGATTAGATTTTGAGAGGCAGAAaacccaaaatgctaggattaacTATGATGGAGCTCAACCTTCAGGGTGGGCAGGCAGGCCTGTGTGGGCTCCACGGCAGTGGGAGCCAGGCCCATTCCCTGGCATGGCTCTGCTGGGCATGCCCTCAGCCTCATGATTCAAGGTGGCAGCAGCTGTGTTCCAGGCAGCTGTTATGGGGTGAGGGGCCCTGGGGCCAAAGGGCAGGCCCCAGTATCTCAGGGAAGGTTCTTAGAAGTTGTCCCACATCATTTCTTATCCTCCACTGGCCAGAACATGGTCCTGTGAccactgggaaatgtagtctccATTCTGGGTGTCCAGCATCCACTACGGAGCATGGGAAATGGGGACCAGGGGACAGGGCCGTGGCCCCTACTAGGGGAGTACATGATGTTGCTCAAATTAGGATTCTGGGGCCTTTTTTAGCCAGAACATCCAGTAGAATCTGATGGAACTAGTGTTTGGAGCCtagctgaggtcacacagcagataCATAGTATTTTGGGCCTTCCTGGAAAGTGACCTGAGAAGGAATGTAGGCCCCCTGAAGAATGTTGCCACCTTGGGGCATTGTGAGAACCCAGACCGTGGACTGGGCAAGGCCTCCTCAGCACTGTCTGTTGTCACCTCCTCTCTGTGGCCTGCCCTTCCTTCATTCCTCAGGCAGGACTCCATTGGGTAGGAGCCACGGAGGCCATCACTCTGAACTCCCTGCCAGAGCTTCTCTAACTGGCCACTCTGCAAACTCCTACACACCCTACAAAACCCTGCTCCAATACCCTCTTCAATTAGCCACTCTGCATACTCCTACACACCCTGCTCAAATACCTGCTTCTTGGGGAGAGTCTTCTCTGAtagccccacctccaaatatagTTTGCACAGAtccttgcctcagcccccagcaCCTCACTGACCCCTTACCATGCAACAGGGCTCACTGAGGGCTGCCCGGGCCCTGTACACACCCAGGCCCTGCCCCTACCACCCCTGagatccccaacccctgggccaggCAGATCTGGGCAAACCTCGCCCAGGAGCTGTGGTTGTCTCCCACACAGTGGTGCCACCACACGAGACCTTTGGCTTCAGGGTGGCCGTGATTGCCTCCATCGTGAGCTGCGCCATCATCCTGCTTATGTCCATGGCCTTCCTCACCTGCTGCCTCCTCAAGTGCATGAAGAAGAGTGAGCGGCGGCGCTCCGACAGGTATGGTGGCCTCATGGTCTCAGGGTCCTCCCGGGAGGCGCCTCTTGGCACCATGGGAGGAGGAAAGGGCAGAGTGTTTCATGGGAACCCCGGCACTGCCCTCAGGGCACGCACCCGTTCCTACCACTGCTCTGAGCCTGCGTCTCACCAAGTGCTGCTCCTGGCCCATGCAGCAGCCACGGGCAGCATCACAGCCGGGGAGCATGTGGGCCTCCGAGGCCCTGCTCTTAGGCCAGGCCATGGGTTCATgggggattgtttttttttttggttttttttttttttgagatggagtgttgctctatcgcccaggctggaggacagtagcgtgatctcagctcgctacaacctccacctcctgggttcaagcaattctcctgcctcagccttcctagaagctggggttacaggtatgcaccaccacacttggctaattttttgtatttttcgtggagatggggttttaccatgttggccaggctggtctcgaactcctgaccaggtgatccacctggtgatctgcctcccaaagtgctgggattacaggcgtgagccaccgcggccaggCTGGGATTGTTTTATTCTTAAACCTGCACACATATGCAGTATGCACTCTGCTGTGTTAACGGCCTGCAGGGCTGTCACACACGCCCCCTAAACCTTGAGGGGGAGTCACTGTCACTGCAGGTGGAGGGCTGGTTAGCTGTAGCCCACCAGTGAAGTCCAGCTCCTTGTCAGGTTTTTTCCCCgtggtaatttattattattttttgtttttattttttattgtagtaaaatatcaATACATCAGACTTACCTTTTTAACGTCTACAGTTCAGTGGCGTTAAGTATGTTCCCGACGTCGTGCAGCCATTAGCACTGTCTAGCCCTAGAACTTCCCACCACCTGTATTTGtgagtaaagttttattggaacacagccatgttcaTCGTCTACTGGTGTGTGGCTGCTTTTGGGCTGCAGCGGCAGAGCTTAGCTGTGGGAGAAATCATGTGTCTCACCGCACCTAAAACATCCACtgcccagctctttgagaggttTGCCAGCCTGCGCTGGTCCTGCAGACGGTGCCGTGGGCCTACATGGAGCCCGTTTTCACCGCTGTCGGGGACACACGTGCATGCTTAGAGTCCTTCCTCCCAAACTCTCCTCCAGGTCAGcccagctgtggtcccagctgagaGATGAGGACTTGGAGACAGTGCAGGCCGCATACCTTGGCCTCAAGCACTTCAACAAACCCGTGAGCAGGTCCAGCCAGGCGCACGACAACCACAGCTTCACCACGTGAGCCTGGGTCTGGGTGGGGGGCATGCTGGGGGACAAGGGGTCCAGCTGGGTCAGGCCCCGGGCTGCCTGCTGCTCCCACATGCTGAGAGCCTgagaacacctggcccacccagaaCCTTaactcccatctctaaaacaagaGGCTGGGGGTCCTTGCAGCCCTCTGTCCTGACTAACGTTCTAGGACTCAGAACTGCCCCC
It contains:
- the SUSD3 gene encoding sushi domain-containing protein 3 isoform X2; translation: MKYIGLVMEWEIPEIICTCAQLRLPPQATFQVLRGDGASVGTVLMFHCPSNHQMVGSGLLTCTWKGSIAEWSSGSPVCKLVPPHETFGFRVAVIASIVSCAIILLMSMAFLTCCLLKCMKKSERRRSDRSAQLWSQLRDEDLETVQAAYLGLKHFNKPVSRSSQAHDNHSFTTDHVESTSKLASVTRSVDKDPGIPRALSLSGSSSSPQAQVMVHMANPRQPLPASGLATGMPQKPAAYALG
- the SUSD3 gene encoding sushi domain-containing protein 3 isoform X1, whose protein sequence is MRGAAATLRGKARPRGRAGVTTPAPGNRTGTCAQLRLPPQATFQVLRGDGASVGTVLMFHCPSNHQMVGSGLLTCTWKGSIAEWSSGSPVCKLVPPHETFGFRVAVIASIVSCAIILLMSMAFLTCCLLKCMKKSERRRSDRSAQLWSQLRDEDLETVQAAYLGLKHFNKPVSRSSQAHDNHSFTTDHVESTSKLASVTRSVDKDPGIPRALSLSGSSSSPQAQVMVHMANPRQPLPASGLATGMPQKPAAYALG
- the SUSD3 gene encoding sushi domain-containing protein 3 isoform X3; the encoded protein is MFHCPSNHQMVGSGLLTCTWKGSIAEWSSGSPVCKLVPPHETFGFRVAVIASIVSCAIILLMSMAFLTCCLLKCMKKSERRRSDRSAQLWSQLRDEDLETVQAAYLGLKHFNKPVSRSSQAHDNHSFTTDHVESTSKLASVTRSVDKDPGIPRALSLSGSSSSPQAQVMVHMANPRQPLPASGLATGMPQKPAAYALG